A window of the Natronomonas salina genome harbors these coding sequences:
- a CDS encoding ATP-dependent helicase, translated as MGDAASEDAEAVAREHLSGRDLGFDPGSVAVDDADVFARLDPAVREWWVDQFGAFVPENGGFFTPPQKEAVPLIDEGTNTLVCAPTGSGKTLSAFTAIINDLFHQAESSEDGLENSVYCLYVSPLKSLANDIHRNLTEPLEGITENLEDRGEAVDIRHAIRHGDTSSNDRQKMLEETPHILNTTPETLAILLNSPKFKEKLRSVEYVVVDEIHSLADNKRGTHLSVSLERLERLCETSPTRIGCSATVEPLETMGEFLVGGDYDPATGDWEPRDYEIVDARFVREFDVELTCPTDDLVNTPRDRVTDRFYRQLDDLVAEHENTIVFTNTRSGAERVLHNLRERGGYDESNSGCHHGSLAKGRRREIEEGLKAGDLDVVTTSTSLELGIDMPHVDLVVQVGSPKSVASLLQRIGRAGHQLGQTVKGRVVALDRDELIECAVMLKKAEEGFVDRVFVPENAHDVAVQQVYGMAINGPLPEAELRATLRSAYPYRDYDDHRFEQLFRYLTADYEGMEEKNVYAKIWRDENDAPGGEHYYDEYEPGTPLVGKRGRMARVIYMTNIGTIPDSFTCDVYVRGSDDWVGQLDEEYLDTLEAGDVFVLGGSHFEYRYRRGSKVYVDHTSARPTVPSWFSERLPLSYDLGREILAFQRDLLERYEERGPPAVRRWLRDLPLDENTVRAITRMFDAQIQYAGVESVSTDSRLTIEVELDHDDYKRNYYVHSNYGRRFNDGLSRLLAYRCAQEANANVKVAVADHGFTLSMPLNRKINVRGILRDIDPTDVRPDLRASLDGTDLLKRYFRINATRSLMILKRYKGYEKSASQQQVSSEMLIGFAQDREEFAVMEETYREILEDKLDVDALENFVASVQTGEVDVALHQVESPSPRAFGLATLMASDVVLAEDESAVLQEFHDRVMDEIGDDGPGALTVGTDD; from the coding sequence ATGGGAGACGCCGCGTCGGAGGACGCCGAGGCCGTCGCACGGGAGCACCTGTCGGGGCGGGACCTCGGGTTCGACCCCGGGTCGGTGGCCGTCGACGACGCCGACGTGTTCGCCAGGCTCGACCCCGCCGTCCGGGAGTGGTGGGTCGACCAGTTCGGCGCGTTCGTCCCGGAGAACGGCGGATTCTTCACGCCGCCGCAGAAGGAGGCCGTCCCGCTCATCGACGAGGGGACGAACACGCTGGTCTGTGCGCCGACCGGGTCCGGGAAGACCCTCTCGGCGTTCACGGCCATCATCAACGACCTGTTTCACCAGGCGGAGTCCTCCGAGGACGGCCTCGAGAACAGCGTCTACTGCCTCTACGTCTCGCCGCTGAAGTCGCTGGCCAACGACATCCACCGCAACCTCACCGAGCCCCTCGAGGGCATCACCGAGAACCTCGAGGACCGGGGGGAGGCCGTCGACATCCGACACGCCATCCGCCACGGCGACACCTCCAGCAACGACCGCCAGAAGATGCTGGAGGAGACGCCGCACATCCTCAACACGACGCCGGAGACGCTGGCGATCCTGCTCAACAGCCCGAAGTTCAAGGAGAAGCTCCGGAGCGTCGAGTACGTCGTCGTCGACGAGATCCACTCGTTGGCCGACAACAAGCGCGGCACCCACCTCTCGGTGTCGCTGGAGCGGCTGGAGCGGCTCTGCGAGACCTCGCCGACGCGCATCGGCTGTTCGGCGACCGTCGAGCCGCTGGAGACGATGGGCGAGTTCCTCGTCGGCGGCGACTACGACCCCGCCACCGGCGACTGGGAGCCCCGCGACTACGAGATCGTCGACGCCCGGTTCGTCCGGGAGTTCGACGTCGAGTTGACCTGCCCGACCGACGACCTCGTCAACACGCCGCGGGACCGGGTCACCGACCGCTTCTACCGGCAACTCGACGACCTCGTCGCCGAGCACGAGAACACCATCGTGTTCACGAACACCCGCTCGGGCGCCGAGCGCGTCCTGCACAACCTGCGGGAGCGCGGCGGCTACGACGAGTCGAACTCCGGCTGCCACCACGGCTCGCTAGCGAAGGGCCGGCGCCGGGAGATCGAGGAGGGGCTGAAGGCCGGCGACCTCGACGTCGTCACGACGTCGACGTCGCTCGAACTCGGCATCGACATGCCGCACGTCGACCTCGTCGTCCAGGTCGGCTCACCGAAGTCCGTCGCCTCGCTGCTCCAGCGGATCGGCCGCGCCGGCCACCAGCTCGGCCAGACCGTCAAGGGCCGGGTCGTCGCCCTCGACCGAGACGAGCTGATCGAGTGTGCCGTCATGCTGAAGAAGGCCGAGGAGGGGTTCGTCGACCGGGTGTTCGTCCCCGAGAACGCCCACGACGTCGCCGTCCAGCAGGTCTACGGGATGGCCATCAACGGCCCGCTCCCGGAGGCCGAACTGCGGGCCACCCTCCGGAGCGCGTACCCGTACCGCGACTACGACGACCACCGGTTCGAGCAGCTGTTCCGCTACCTCACCGCCGACTACGAGGGGATGGAGGAGAAGAACGTCTACGCGAAGATCTGGCGGGACGAGAACGACGCGCCCGGCGGCGAGCACTACTACGACGAGTACGAACCCGGGACGCCGCTGGTCGGCAAGCGCGGCCGGATGGCCCGCGTCATCTACATGACGAATATCGGCACCATCCCGGACTCCTTCACCTGCGACGTCTACGTCCGCGGCAGCGACGACTGGGTGGGCCAACTCGACGAGGAGTACCTCGACACCCTGGAGGCCGGCGACGTCTTCGTCCTCGGGGGCTCGCACTTCGAGTACCGCTACCGCCGCGGCTCGAAGGTCTACGTCGACCACACAAGCGCCCGCCCGACCGTCCCCTCGTGGTTCTCCGAGCGGCTGCCACTCTCCTACGACCTCGGCCGCGAGATACTCGCCTTCCAGCGCGACCTCCTCGAACGGTACGAGGAGCGCGGCCCGCCCGCCGTCCGCCGGTGGCTCCGGGACCTCCCGCTCGACGAGAACACCGTCCGGGCCATCACCCGGATGTTCGACGCCCAGATCCAGTACGCGGGCGTCGAGAGCGTCTCGACGGACAGCCGACTCACCATCGAGGTGGAACTGGACCACGACGACTACAAGCGCAACTACTACGTCCACTCGAACTACGGCCGGCGGTTCAACGACGGCCTCTCGCGGCTGCTCGCCTACCGCTGCGCGCAGGAGGCCAACGCGAACGTCAAGGTCGCCGTCGCCGACCACGGCTTCACCCTCTCGATGCCGCTCAACCGGAAGATCAACGTCCGGGGCATCCTGCGGGACATCGACCCGACGGACGTCCGCCCGGACCTCCGGGCGTCGCTCGACGGGACGGACCTCCTGAAGCGGTACTTCCGCATCAACGCGACGCGGTCGCTGATGATCCTCAAGCGCTACAAGGGCTACGAGAAGTCCGCGAGCCAGCAGCAGGTCTCCAGCGAGATGCTCATCGGCTTCGCCCAGGACAGGGAGGAGTTCGCGGTGATGGAGGAGACCTACCGGGAGATCCTCGAGGACAAACTCGACGTGGACGCCCTCGAGAACTTCGTCGCGAGCGTCCAGACCGGCGAGGTCGACGTCGCGCTCCACCAGGTCGAGTCGCCGTCGCCGCGGGCGTTCGGCCTGGCGACGCTGATGGCCAGCGACGTCGTGCTCGCGGAGGACGAGTCCGCCGTCCTCCAGGAGTTTCACGACCGGGTCATGGACGAGATCGGCGACGACGGGCCGGGCGCCCTCACCGTGGGAACGGACGACTGA
- a CDS encoding lactate racemase domain-containing protein, whose translation MAPFELPLGDGTVSVDLPDCEVTVAEPAGGEAVDVRAAAERAVDSPLGPALTELVDPDDTIAIVVTDVTRATPDDVLVDVLLEELQQVGVFREQVSVVVGLGLHRPMTDAELEEMLGDRADLAENHDPDDTVDVGEVDGATVELNRTVAQADRVLSTGMVEPHQYAGFSGGGKTVAIGAGGEPIIRYTHGPEMLSRDGVRLGSIEENPFREAVDEAGDLCGLDFCLNVTHGPAGILDVAAGEPRLVVRELADSATEALSVEVADRYDAVVAGVGAPKDANLYQATRAATYVVLGATNPLREGGRVVVPAALPEGAGEGTGEQRFYEWLSGAESAESLYKEMREGYEPGAQRAFVVARALRDHDVYVTNSEAPDVVDECLLHARASVEDAVESGSDVLVVPDALNTLLV comes from the coding sequence ATGGCGCCCTTCGAACTGCCGCTCGGCGACGGGACCGTCTCCGTGGACCTGCCGGACTGCGAGGTGACGGTGGCCGAACCCGCCGGCGGCGAGGCGGTCGACGTCCGAGCGGCGGCGGAACGGGCCGTCGATTCCCCGCTCGGCCCCGCGCTCACCGAACTGGTCGATCCCGACGACACGATCGCCATCGTCGTCACCGACGTCACGCGCGCGACCCCCGACGACGTCCTCGTCGACGTGCTCCTCGAGGAACTCCAGCAGGTCGGCGTCTTCCGCGAGCAGGTCTCCGTCGTCGTGGGGCTGGGCCTTCACCGTCCGATGACCGACGCCGAACTCGAGGAGATGCTCGGCGACCGCGCCGACCTCGCGGAGAACCACGACCCCGACGACACCGTCGACGTGGGCGAGGTCGACGGCGCGACCGTCGAACTGAACCGGACCGTCGCGCAAGCCGACCGGGTGCTCTCGACGGGGATGGTCGAACCCCACCAGTACGCCGGCTTCTCCGGCGGGGGGAAGACGGTCGCCATCGGCGCGGGCGGCGAGCCGATCATCCGCTACACGCACGGCCCCGAGATGCTCTCCCGCGATGGCGTCCGACTGGGCAGCATCGAGGAGAACCCGTTCCGGGAGGCCGTCGACGAGGCGGGCGACCTCTGCGGGCTGGACTTCTGTCTGAACGTCACGCACGGCCCCGCAGGAATCCTCGACGTCGCCGCCGGCGAGCCGCGACTCGTCGTCCGAGAGCTCGCGGACAGCGCGACAGAGGCGCTGTCCGTCGAGGTCGCGGACCGGTACGACGCCGTCGTCGCCGGCGTCGGCGCGCCGAAGGACGCGAACCTCTACCAGGCGACCCGCGCGGCGACGTACGTCGTCCTGGGGGCCACCAATCCGCTTCGAGAGGGGGGCCGCGTGGTCGTTCCGGCGGCGCTCCCGGAGGGCGCCGGCGAGGGTACCGGGGAGCAACGCTTCTACGAGTGGCTCTCCGGCGCGGAGAGCGCCGAGTCGTTGTACAAGGAGATGCGCGAGGGCTACGAACCCGGCGCCCAGCGCGCGTTCGTCGTCGCACGGGCTCTCAGGGACCACGACGTCTACGTGACGAACAGCGAGGCGCCGGACGTGGTCGACGAGTGCCTGCTGCACGCCCGCGCGTCGGTCGAGGACGCCGTCGAATCCGGCAGCGACGTCCTGGTCGTCCCCGACGCCCTGAACACGCTGCTGGTCTGA